In the genome of Coraliomargarita algicola, one region contains:
- a CDS encoding DASS family sodium-coupled anion symporter yields the protein MSLTPSALTTMPHDPKDNEDLSGVLEASPAEQHYRVQQDAERDSDDHSREFGMRQRVGLVVGPLAFLIMLLLPTPEGMSWEAQRVAAVTLLMATWWISEAIPIPATSLLPIMLFPLLGVMSTGQATSGYANHLIFLFMGGFIIALAMQRWDLHRRIALHVIRVTGFSPGRLVFGFMLATALLSAFVSNTATTVMMLPIGMAVVQQMFAEVKASGRENREAGMRALSLNLMLGIAYAASIGGIATLIGTPPNTVLASYLAKTYDYEITFAKWLMVGVPLVCVFLPLVWIWLTRVANPMPGVEIPNAKQVIDAELKEMGKMQAGERWTLFVFSLTSCGWIFRPQLAALFPEPGMIKDASIAIAGALILFVIPVQFSKRIFVMDWEWAAKLPWGVLILFGGGLALAEGFQVSGLASFIVGQITIFENLPIFVVVLCVTALVIFLTELTSNTATSTMLMPVLAGIAIGLGQSPLILLAPAALAASCAFMLPVATPPNAIVFGSGHVTIPQMVRSGFALNIIGIILIPLCLYFLFIPVFEIVLGNLPDWAQ from the coding sequence ATGAGTCTCACACCCTCTGCCCTGACTACTATGCCCCACGACCCCAAGGATAATGAAGATCTCTCCGGAGTGCTCGAAGCTTCGCCGGCGGAGCAACACTACCGTGTGCAACAAGATGCTGAGCGCGACTCGGATGATCATTCACGTGAGTTCGGCATGCGGCAGAGAGTCGGTTTAGTCGTCGGCCCTCTGGCGTTTTTGATCATGTTGCTGCTACCTACACCAGAGGGTATGTCGTGGGAAGCGCAACGGGTGGCGGCTGTGACACTATTAATGGCAACTTGGTGGATCAGTGAAGCGATTCCAATTCCTGCGACGAGTTTGCTGCCCATTATGTTGTTTCCTTTGTTAGGGGTGATGTCGACGGGACAAGCGACTTCGGGCTATGCCAATCACTTGATCTTCTTATTCATGGGTGGATTCATCATTGCTTTGGCTATGCAGCGTTGGGACTTGCATCGACGTATTGCCCTGCATGTGATCCGAGTGACGGGATTTTCACCGGGACGATTGGTTTTTGGTTTTATGTTAGCGACTGCTTTGCTGTCGGCATTTGTGTCCAATACCGCGACCACTGTGATGATGTTACCGATAGGTATGGCTGTGGTGCAGCAAATGTTTGCTGAGGTGAAGGCCTCGGGGCGTGAAAATCGTGAAGCAGGTATGCGTGCGCTTTCACTTAACTTGATGTTGGGCATTGCCTATGCGGCATCGATTGGTGGCATTGCAACGTTGATAGGAACTCCACCGAATACCGTGTTGGCGAGCTATTTGGCCAAAACCTACGACTACGAGATCACATTTGCCAAATGGTTGATGGTGGGCGTGCCCCTTGTTTGTGTCTTTCTTCCATTAGTCTGGATTTGGCTCACCCGTGTCGCGAATCCGATGCCGGGTGTGGAGATCCCTAATGCGAAGCAGGTGATTGATGCAGAGCTTAAGGAGATGGGGAAGATGCAGGCGGGCGAACGCTGGACCTTGTTTGTCTTTTCTCTGACTTCGTGTGGATGGATTTTTCGTCCTCAGTTGGCAGCTTTATTCCCTGAGCCAGGAATGATTAAAGATGCAAGCATCGCTATCGCGGGGGCGCTGATACTCTTCGTCATTCCTGTGCAATTCAGTAAACGTATCTTTGTGATGGATTGGGAATGGGCGGCGAAATTGCCATGGGGCGTCTTGATTTTGTTTGGAGGCGGCCTCGCCCTGGCGGAGGGCTTTCAGGTCTCGGGCTTGGCTAGTTTTATTGTGGGACAGATTACCATCTTTGAAAACCTTCCGATTTTCGTGGTGGTGCTTTGTGTGACTGCCTTGGTCATTTTCTTGACTGAACTGACTTCGAACACGGCGACTTCTACGATGTTGATGCCTGTGTTGGCTGGCATTGCAATTGGTCTGGGGCAGAGTCCGTTGATTCTCTTGGCACCTGCCGCGCTGGCGGCGTCTTGTGCCTTTATGTTGCCGGTCGCCACGCCTCCGAATGCGATTGTTTTCGGCTCGGGACATGTGACGATCCCGCAGATGGTGCGTTCGGGCTTCGCGCTCAATATCATTGGCATTATTTTGATTCCTCTCTGCCTCTACTTTTTGTTTATACCAGTTTTTGAAATCGTTTTGGGCAACTTACCTGATTGGGCGCAATAG
- a CDS encoding enoyl-ACP reductase FabI yields MSFLNLENKRFLVMGVANRKSVAWAITKSLEEAGAEVIHSVRSEARLESLQKLLGDRKAYICDVEFPEQITALAEQVAADYGTLDGIVHSIAFANYSEGFKPFHDTVRKDFLQATAISAFSLVEVASAFKPHLNNDASVVSIGISSTDVTAENYGYMAPIKAALETSSYNLAKSFGADTRVRFNTVNAGPLKTSASAGIPGYLESYLYAEKLTFRKQNLTTQEVANTAVFLLSPASSGINGQGLVVNAGMDRNYFDKEVVSLAMRPEKK; encoded by the coding sequence ATGAGTTTCTTAAACCTAGAAAATAAACGCTTCCTCGTGATGGGGGTGGCCAATCGTAAGAGCGTCGCGTGGGCGATCACTAAATCGCTGGAAGAGGCGGGCGCTGAGGTCATCCACAGTGTGCGTTCCGAAGCGCGCTTGGAGAGCTTGCAAAAGCTGCTCGGCGATCGGAAGGCCTACATCTGCGATGTGGAATTTCCCGAGCAGATCACCGCGTTAGCCGAACAAGTCGCGGCCGACTACGGCACGCTTGACGGTATCGTGCACTCGATCGCATTTGCCAATTACTCCGAGGGCTTTAAGCCCTTTCACGATACCGTGCGTAAGGATTTCCTGCAAGCCACTGCGATCTCCGCGTTCTCTTTGGTGGAAGTCGCTAGCGCCTTTAAGCCGCACCTCAACAACGATGCTTCTGTGGTGTCGATCGGCATTTCGTCCACCGATGTGACCGCTGAGAATTATGGCTACATGGCTCCGATTAAGGCGGCCCTGGAAACTTCTTCGTATAATTTGGCCAAGTCCTTTGGTGCTGACACGCGGGTGCGCTTCAATACCGTCAACGCGGGCCCGCTCAAGACCAGCGCTTCGGCTGGGATTCCTGGCTATTTGGAGAGCTACCTCTACGCTGAGAAATTGACCTTTCGTAAGCAGAACCTGACCACGCAAGAAGTGGCTAACACTGCGGTCTTTTTACTGAGCCCCGCTTCCAGTGGCATTAATGGGCAAGGCTTGGTGGTGAATGCTGGTATGGATCGCAATTACTTCGATAAAGAAGTGGTGAGTCTAGCGATGCGTCCGGAAAAGAAATGA
- the cysD gene encoding sulfate adenylyltransferase subunit CysD, producing MAKDYTITHLKQLESEAIYILRETAAQFEKPVLLFSGGKDSIVMAYLAKKAFWPAKLPFPLLHVDTGHNFPETMDFRDKFVEEIGAELHVASVQKAIDEGKVVEETGPYASRNGLQTVALLEGLEEGQYDAALGGGRRDEEKARAKERFFSHRDAFGQWDPKNQRPELWNIFNGRKQHGEHFRVFPLSNWTEMDIWQYIKLENIELPNLYFSHERECFVRNGVVMGVTDFMELLPEEKANVKKMTVRFRTIGDATCTGAALSTAATLDDIIDEVAAARQTERGTRADDKRSETAMEDRKKEGYF from the coding sequence ATGGCTAAAGACTACACAATCACTCACCTCAAACAGCTGGAATCCGAAGCGATCTACATCCTTCGTGAGACTGCTGCTCAGTTTGAGAAACCTGTTCTCCTTTTCTCTGGTGGTAAAGATTCCATCGTGATGGCCTACTTGGCAAAGAAGGCCTTTTGGCCAGCGAAACTTCCGTTTCCACTCTTGCACGTGGACACGGGGCATAACTTTCCTGAAACGATGGACTTCCGTGATAAGTTCGTCGAAGAAATCGGCGCTGAACTACATGTCGCGTCGGTGCAAAAAGCAATCGACGAGGGCAAAGTTGTCGAAGAAACGGGTCCTTACGCCAGCCGCAACGGTCTACAAACTGTCGCCTTGCTCGAAGGCCTGGAAGAAGGTCAATACGATGCCGCACTTGGTGGTGGCCGTCGCGACGAGGAAAAAGCACGCGCCAAGGAGCGCTTCTTCTCGCACCGCGATGCTTTCGGTCAGTGGGACCCTAAGAATCAGCGCCCTGAGCTCTGGAATATTTTCAACGGTCGCAAGCAACACGGCGAGCACTTCCGCGTCTTCCCGCTCTCGAACTGGACGGAGATGGACATCTGGCAATACATCAAGCTGGAAAACATCGAACTGCCTAATCTCTACTTCTCACACGAGCGCGAGTGTTTCGTGCGCAACGGTGTGGTGATGGGAGTGACTGACTTCATGGAGCTGCTCCCTGAAGAGAAGGCCAATGTTAAAAAGATGACTGTGCGCTTCCGCACTATCGGGGATGCGACCTGCACCGGCGCGGCGCTTTCTACCGCGGCGACACTCGACGATATCATCGACGAAGTCGCTGCCGCTCGCCAAACCGAGCGTGGCACACGTGCCGATGACAAACGCTCTGAGACCGCGATGGAAGATCGCAAAAAAGAAGGGTATTTTTAA
- the cysC gene encoding adenylyl-sulfate kinase, with product MSTPENIHTEFHRMLGRDAKEAQLKQRGHVFWFYGLSGSGKSTLANALERKLAEQGFITKILDGDNIRSGLNSDLGFSDADRQENIRRIAEVTRLFLDAGIVVFTSFITPKRELRAAAREIVGVDDITPVYVEASFETCAERDVKGLYAKAAAGGVKNFTGKDSSFEAPVAGDPDWTITTDNQTEEESLNQLLEKVLPLIKNS from the coding sequence ATGTCCACACCTGAAAACATCCATACTGAATTTCACCGCATGCTAGGGCGCGACGCCAAGGAGGCGCAGCTGAAGCAGCGCGGGCATGTATTTTGGTTTTACGGGCTGTCTGGCTCGGGCAAGAGCACTTTGGCCAACGCACTGGAGCGCAAACTGGCAGAGCAGGGCTTCATCACCAAAATTTTGGATGGCGATAATATTCGTAGTGGCCTCAACAGTGACCTCGGTTTTTCCGATGCAGATCGCCAGGAAAACATCCGACGCATCGCTGAAGTGACACGTCTTTTCCTGGATGCGGGCATCGTCGTCTTTACCTCTTTTATCACGCCTAAGCGGGAACTGCGCGCTGCTGCCCGTGAGATCGTGGGCGTGGACGATATCACCCCCGTGTATGTTGAAGCCTCCTTCGAGACTTGCGCAGAGCGCGACGTGAAAGGGCTCTATGCCAAAGCTGCCGCGGGCGGAGTTAAAAATTTCACCGGTAAGGATTCCTCTTTTGAAGCGCCTGTAGCGGGTGATCCTGATTGGACGATTACCACCGATAACCAAACCGAAGAGGAGTCGCTGAACCAGCTGCTGGAAAAAGTCCTTCCTCTCATCAAAAACTCTTAA
- a CDS encoding chemotaxis protein CheB, with translation MAEKNLYIVGIGASAGGLDAIQKLFDHFSDDTDLAFVVVQHLSPDFKSLMPELLAKHTNMQIFTAEDKQEILPNCIYLNQRNKNLHVKGNRLYLLDKGPKHNLNLPIDIFFHTLGEEHKERSIGVILSGTGSDGSRGIKTIKEAGGTVIVQDPRSAQFDGMPNSAISTNSVDFVMTPGDIAEILKKFPGERIRLNAEHEDQGNKSNDIVYLQILEEIHKESGIDFRQYKSNTLLRRLEKRMNAHNSVNLYEYLSFMRSHRKEVDILKQDFLIGVTRFFRDTEAFKLIKQKVIPDLVSSRPAEGSPIRIWVAGCSTGEEVYSLAMLFDDYIRKNRLNTEYKIFATDIDGNALIRASEGSYHVNISNEISKEYLEEYFVKQGDRLQIIKRIRDRIVFSKHNLSQDPPFISIDLISCRNLLIYLNNDLQDKVFQDFQFSLNYNGYLFLGSSESLGEQSKFFEEVDSKNKIFRSIVETKQVPSRLRDDVFPNSVTRELGLRESADPQYRYRDNPDTGFYKYLSKRFSPSSVFIDKEYNILFIKGDAGELLQHREGAFKNNLLEMLSPELGTIIRSSIRKVIKTGVDVRINKVTTKKHSRSISLDLTISKVKVQGQIAEIYLIHFSDETVPVNDVSVIDNVPLDEVSQQRIDDLEAELSTTKVELQNVVEELETSNEELQSSNEELMASNEELQSTNEELQSVNEELYTVNSELQEKNQELHEINNDMNNLFESTEIGTLFLDRELKIRKYTKPLTHHFSLTDKDISRSIHGFSSSFGEQVKNAILARSVEALDELKSSEMEVVDSSDRHFLCRISPFITIDKMIDGVVITFIDITELKSKEKALSESHEELALAQGIAQLGSWSFNLENGVILWTDELFKMFGLEPGSTPPSYEAQEGFFSKDSWLRLTQAIEHTRATGEPYEIELDLTTASGEEVWIWARGAVEYDANKRAISLRGVAQNITERVKLRDELIAQKQFLDRVNELSPVGIFVSNHKEDRYQYFNDQFSKILGFTPEEVERLGRRQLLMCVHPDDHEAYQAHLDEVIKGGQQSQYDFKYHRKDGVTIWCRSVKCVFERDRAGNVLSYIGVIADITDEKAAEGKLKEAIKAADTAAIYKDQFLANMSHEIRTPLNGIVGFSEILRDDSLELKMRHEYLDIIQSCSDQLLRLIDDIINLSQIEAGELKLEMKECKLSNVIDSLKTTFDNLKRRKNKEQIEFKETVSPEVRDIIIETDAHRLQQVLINLLSNALKFSDEGVIEFGYRQLGDSIEFFVQDQGIGISEDRMEVIFERFEHLEDMVKNYEGTGLGLSLSRGIVHLMGGSMHVESKLGEGSTFSFRIPYEQPLIAAPEPVEPVVDVDEKAIKKLKLLVVEDDKMNQAFFSALLSRIGVDFVMASDGQEAVEMVRSQGGFDAILMDIRMPVMNGEEAAAEILKLDSNAKIIAQTANAMCDDETKYLEQGFCDYITKPINAEVLKQKLLALQSLSSGAGA, from the coding sequence ATGGCAGAGAAGAACTTATATATTGTTGGAATTGGCGCATCTGCCGGGGGCTTGGATGCCATTCAAAAATTATTCGATCATTTCTCTGATGATACGGATCTAGCATTCGTGGTGGTGCAGCATCTATCGCCGGATTTTAAGAGTCTGATGCCGGAGCTGTTGGCAAAGCATACTAATATGCAGATTTTTACCGCGGAGGATAAACAGGAAATCCTGCCGAACTGCATTTATTTAAACCAGCGAAATAAGAATCTGCACGTTAAGGGGAACCGTCTCTACTTACTCGATAAAGGACCGAAGCATAATCTGAACCTGCCGATTGATATCTTTTTTCACACATTGGGCGAAGAACATAAGGAACGTTCCATTGGCGTGATCTTGTCCGGGACTGGTTCAGACGGTTCGCGTGGCATCAAAACCATTAAGGAGGCGGGGGGCACTGTGATCGTGCAAGACCCCAGGTCGGCTCAGTTTGATGGCATGCCGAACTCCGCGATTTCTACCAATTCGGTGGATTTTGTGATGACGCCGGGCGACATTGCCGAAATTCTGAAAAAATTCCCCGGTGAGCGCATCCGCCTCAATGCGGAGCATGAGGATCAGGGTAATAAATCCAATGATATCGTCTACCTACAGATCTTGGAGGAGATCCATAAGGAGAGCGGTATCGACTTTCGCCAATACAAGAGTAACACTTTGCTGCGGCGGCTAGAGAAGCGGATGAATGCTCATAATAGCGTGAATCTCTATGAATACCTGAGTTTTATGAGGTCTCACCGAAAAGAGGTGGACATTTTGAAGCAGGATTTCCTCATCGGAGTCACTCGCTTCTTTCGAGATACAGAGGCTTTTAAGCTGATAAAGCAGAAGGTGATCCCAGATCTGGTTTCTTCGCGGCCGGCGGAGGGGAGTCCGATTCGCATCTGGGTGGCCGGGTGTTCGACTGGCGAAGAGGTCTATTCGCTCGCCATGCTTTTTGATGATTACATTCGTAAGAATCGTCTGAATACCGAGTATAAAATATTTGCGACGGATATTGATGGAAATGCCTTAATTCGGGCGAGCGAGGGGAGTTACCACGTCAATATATCAAATGAAATTTCGAAGGAGTATTTGGAGGAGTATTTCGTCAAACAAGGAGATCGCCTGCAAATCATTAAACGGATTCGTGATCGCATTGTTTTTTCAAAACACAATCTTAGCCAGGATCCTCCTTTTATTTCGATCGACCTAATTAGTTGTCGGAATCTTTTGATCTATCTTAATAATGATCTTCAGGACAAGGTCTTTCAGGATTTCCAATTCTCTCTTAATTATAATGGATATTTATTCTTGGGGAGCAGTGAGTCTTTAGGGGAGCAGTCCAAGTTCTTTGAAGAGGTGGATTCGAAGAATAAGATATTTCGCTCAATCGTGGAAACCAAGCAGGTGCCGAGTCGATTGCGGGATGATGTCTTCCCGAACTCGGTTACGCGTGAGTTAGGGCTACGGGAATCCGCCGATCCTCAATACCGTTACCGGGATAATCCTGATACTGGCTTTTATAAATATCTAAGTAAGCGTTTTAGCCCATCCTCTGTATTCATTGATAAAGAGTATAATATACTATTCATCAAAGGGGACGCTGGTGAACTGTTGCAGCACAGAGAGGGGGCTTTCAAAAATAACCTGTTGGAGATGCTCAGTCCCGAATTGGGGACGATCATAAGAAGTAGCATCCGCAAGGTGATTAAGACGGGGGTCGACGTCCGTATCAATAAGGTGACGACGAAGAAGCACAGCCGCTCGATTTCTTTGGATCTGACCATCAGTAAGGTGAAAGTTCAGGGGCAGATTGCCGAAATCTACCTGATACATTTCAGCGATGAAACTGTCCCGGTCAACGATGTCAGTGTGATTGATAATGTCCCGCTGGATGAAGTGTCACAGCAACGTATCGATGATTTGGAGGCAGAGCTCAGCACGACGAAGGTCGAGTTGCAGAATGTAGTCGAAGAGCTTGAAACGAGTAATGAAGAGCTACAGTCCTCGAACGAGGAATTGATGGCTTCAAATGAAGAATTGCAGAGCACCAACGAAGAACTTCAGTCGGTTAATGAAGAGCTTTACACGGTTAACTCCGAGTTGCAGGAGAAGAACCAGGAGCTGCATGAAATTAATAACGACATGAACAATCTGTTCGAGAGTACTGAGATTGGAACTCTCTTTTTGGATCGTGAGCTCAAAATTCGGAAATATACTAAGCCTTTGACGCATCACTTCTCTTTGACGGATAAAGATATTAGCCGCTCGATTCATGGTTTTTCAAGTTCGTTTGGTGAGCAGGTGAAAAATGCGATACTCGCGCGTTCGGTCGAGGCATTGGATGAGTTGAAAAGCTCCGAAATGGAAGTCGTTGATTCCTCGGATCGGCATTTCTTATGTCGTATCAGCCCTTTCATTACCATTGATAAAATGATCGATGGAGTCGTGATTACATTCATTGATATCACCGAGCTGAAATCAAAGGAAAAAGCACTTTCTGAAAGTCATGAAGAGTTGGCACTCGCACAAGGAATTGCCCAGCTGGGCAGCTGGAGTTTTAACCTCGAGAATGGTGTGATTCTGTGGACGGATGAATTATTTAAAATGTTCGGGCTCGAACCCGGCAGCACGCCGCCGTCTTATGAAGCTCAGGAGGGCTTTTTCAGTAAAGATTCCTGGCTGCGCTTGACCCAGGCGATTGAGCACACACGCGCCACCGGAGAGCCCTATGAAATTGAGCTCGATCTGACCACGGCGAGCGGTGAGGAAGTTTGGATTTGGGCTCGGGGGGCAGTCGAATACGACGCAAATAAGCGAGCGATTTCTTTGCGAGGTGTCGCGCAGAATATCACTGAGAGAGTGAAACTTCGGGATGAACTGATTGCACAAAAGCAGTTCCTGGATCGGGTGAATGAACTATCGCCAGTCGGTATTTTTGTGTCCAATCACAAGGAAGATCGCTATCAGTATTTCAACGATCAGTTTTCCAAGATTCTAGGTTTTACGCCTGAAGAGGTGGAACGTCTTGGGCGTCGACAATTACTCATGTGTGTCCACCCGGATGATCATGAGGCCTATCAGGCGCATTTGGATGAAGTCATTAAGGGTGGACAGCAGTCTCAATACGATTTTAAGTATCATAGGAAAGACGGAGTGACTATCTGGTGTCGCTCTGTAAAGTGCGTCTTTGAAAGAGACAGGGCTGGCAATGTTCTCAGTTATATCGGTGTTATCGCAGACATCACCGATGAGAAAGCTGCTGAAGGTAAGCTCAAGGAGGCCATCAAGGCGGCTGATACGGCCGCGATCTATAAGGATCAATTTCTAGCGAATATGAGCCATGAAATCCGGACGCCGCTCAATGGGATCGTCGGTTTTTCAGAAATTCTGCGCGATGATTCCTTGGAACTGAAAATGAGGCATGAATATCTCGATATCATTCAGAGCTGCTCGGATCAATTGCTCCGTCTTATCGATGATATCATCAACCTCTCTCAGATCGAGGCCGGTGAACTGAAACTGGAGATGAAAGAATGCAAACTCTCCAATGTGATCGATTCTCTGAAAACGACCTTTGATAACCTCAAGCGAAGAAAGAATAAGGAGCAGATCGAGTTCAAAGAAACGGTCTCTCCAGAAGTCAGGGATATCATCATTGAGACGGATGCACATCGCTTGCAACAGGTGTTGATCAATCTTCTGAGCAATGCCTTGAAGTTCTCAGATGAGGGTGTGATCGAGTTTGGATATAGGCAGCTGGGAGACAGTATCGAATTTTTTGTTCAAGATCAGGGGATTGGGATTTCTGAGGATCGAATGGAGGTCATCTTTGAGCGCTTCGAGCACCTGGAAGATATGGTTAAGAATTACGAGGGCACGGGCCTTGGGCTGTCCCTATCCCGTGGAATCGTTCACCTGATGGGAGGCAGCATGCATGTCGAATCGAAACTTGGCGAAGGATCGACCTTTAGTTTTCGCATCCCTTATGAGCAGCCGCTGATCGCTGCTCCTGAGCCAGTCGAGCCAGTGGTTGATGTGGATGAAAAGGCGATTAAAAAGCTGAAACTGCTTGTGGTCGAAGACGACAAGATGAACCAAGCATTCTTTAGTGCATTGTTGAGCCGAATCGGGGTCGATTTCGTGATGGCGAGCGATGGTCAGGAAGCTGTTGAAATGGTGAGGTCTCAAGGCGGCTTCGATGCCATTCTTATGGATATCCGTATGCCAGTGATGAATGGTGAAGAGGCCGCTGCTGAAATTCTGAAACTTGATAGTAATGCCAAAATTATCGCGCAAACGGCGAATGCCATGTGCGATGATGAGACGAAGTATTTGGAGCAAGGCTTTTGTGATTATATCACCAAGCCGATCAATGCGGAAGTGCTGAAGCAAAAGTTATTGGCGTTGCAGAGTCTTTCATCAGGCGCTGGGGCTTAG
- a CDS encoding sulfate adenylyltransferase subunit 1, with product MSESESSAGYLDMDLLRFTTAGSVDDGKSTLIGRLLYDSKAIFEDQLEAMEKSSKSRGDENVNLALLTDGLRSEREQGITIDVAYRYFATPKRKFIIADTPGHIQYTRNMVTGASTANLAILLVDARKGVIEQTCRHAFIANLLRIQHIVVCVNKMDLVDWSEDTYNGIVEDFKKFASRLDNIVEITFIPVSALLGDNVVDKSENMPWYQGPSMLYHLETVYIGADENHVEARMPVQWVIRPHSDKWHDFRGFAGRIAGGVFKPGDAVKVMPSGFESTIKAIHTMDGELEEAYAPMSVAITLNDEIDISRGDMLVKPNNAPEPRQDVDAMICWFSSTKKLAGRGKYILRHTTKEVKAIVTEVKYKVNINTLHKVEDDLIFNHNDIGRISLRTSAPLIADSYKTNRISGSFILIDEQTNETVAAGMII from the coding sequence ATGAGCGAATCAGAATCATCAGCCGGCTATCTTGACATGGATCTCTTGCGGTTCACCACCGCGGGTTCCGTCGACGACGGCAAAAGTACACTTATCGGACGCCTCCTTTACGACTCCAAGGCGATCTTCGAGGATCAACTCGAAGCCATGGAAAAGAGCTCCAAGTCGCGCGGCGACGAAAACGTCAATCTCGCACTGCTCACCGACGGTCTCCGTTCCGAGCGCGAGCAGGGTATCACCATCGACGTGGCTTACCGCTACTTCGCGACACCCAAGCGCAAGTTCATCATCGCCGACACGCCGGGCCACATCCAATACACCCGTAATATGGTGACGGGTGCGTCCACTGCGAATCTTGCGATTCTTTTGGTGGATGCGCGTAAGGGCGTCATCGAGCAAACTTGTCGTCACGCTTTTATCGCTAACTTGCTACGCATCCAACACATCGTGGTCTGCGTCAACAAGATGGACTTGGTCGACTGGAGCGAGGACACTTACAACGGCATCGTTGAGGACTTTAAGAAGTTTGCTTCCCGCCTCGATAACATCGTGGAGATCACTTTCATTCCTGTCAGCGCATTGCTAGGAGATAACGTCGTCGATAAGTCCGAGAACATGCCTTGGTATCAAGGCCCGTCGATGCTCTACCACTTGGAGACAGTTTACATCGGTGCTGACGAGAATCACGTCGAAGCGCGTATGCCCGTGCAGTGGGTGATTCGCCCGCACTCTGACAAGTGGCACGATTTCCGCGGTTTCGCGGGGCGTATCGCGGGCGGTGTCTTTAAGCCAGGCGATGCTGTCAAAGTCATGCCATCCGGTTTCGAGTCGACCATCAAAGCGATCCACACTATGGATGGCGAATTGGAAGAAGCCTATGCGCCGATGTCTGTAGCCATTACGCTCAACGACGAGATCGATATCTCGCGTGGCGATATGCTAGTGAAGCCTAACAATGCACCCGAGCCACGTCAGGATGTGGACGCGATGATTTGCTGGTTCTCTTCGACTAAGAAGCTCGCGGGGCGCGGTAAGTATATCTTGCGTCACACCACTAAAGAAGTGAAAGCAATCGTGACTGAGGTGAAGTATAAGGTGAACATCAACACCTTGCACAAGGTCGAAGACGATCTCATCTTTAACCACAACGACATCGGTCGTATCTCGCTACGCACTTCCGCACCATTGATCGCTGATAGCTATAAGACCAATCGCATTAGCGGTAGTTTCATTCTCATCGACGAGCAGACCAACGAGACTGTTGCGGCTGGTATGATTATCTAG
- a CDS encoding 3-hydroxyacyl-ACP dehydratase FabZ family protein → MDEILRTIPHRPPFLFIDEIVEVREDGATCKRTIRMEEPQFEGHYPGNPIMPGVLLCEACFQTGAIYLAKQIEKEGRSLNDVTPVLSRISDARFKQMVKPGDEITIEVTMDETVSRFFFMKAKVLKGGKPAMTIKFALAMVEGEGK, encoded by the coding sequence ATGGACGAAATTTTACGCACAATCCCACACCGCCCACCGTTTCTCTTTATCGACGAGATCGTCGAAGTTCGCGAGGACGGCGCCACCTGTAAGCGCACCATTCGTATGGAGGAGCCGCAGTTTGAGGGGCACTATCCCGGCAATCCCATTATGCCCGGTGTCTTGCTCTGCGAGGCCTGCTTCCAGACCGGCGCAATTTATCTTGCTAAGCAGATCGAAAAAGAGGGCCGCTCACTCAATGATGTCACACCTGTGCTCTCGCGCATTAGCGATGCGCGTTTCAAGCAAATGGTGAAGCCAGGTGACGAAATCACCATTGAGGTGACGATGGACGAGACCGTGAGCCGTTTCTTCTTTATGAAGGCCAAAGTGCTCAAGGGCGGCAAGCCAGCTATGACCATTAAGTTCGCGCTGGCGATGGTCGAGGGGGAGGGGAAATAA